Proteins co-encoded in one Callospermophilus lateralis isolate mCalLat2 chromosome 2, mCalLat2.hap1, whole genome shotgun sequence genomic window:
- the Ccdc88b gene encoding coiled-coil domain-containing protein 88B, with amino-acid sequence MEGGKGPRLRDFLNGSLATWALGLAGLVGEVEEPVGEEEAEEEEEEEEEKGSLCPEKRFLRLSDGALLLRVLGIISPSSRGGPRMVRGHQEPAAWRVWNLNHLWVRLRDFYQEELQLLILSPPPDLQTLGFDPFSEEAVEELQGLLRLLLGASVQCDHRELFIRHIQGLSLEVQSELAAAIQEVTQPGAGVVLALSGPEPGELAPSELEMLSRSLMGALSRLARERDLGAQRLAELLLERERAPLLPEAPTKAPVEGSSHHLALQLANAKAQLRRLRQELEEKAEVLLDSQEEVQGLEAEIRRLRQEAQALSGQAKRAELYREEAEALRERAARLPRLQEELQRCRERLRAAEACRGQLEEARVLSGALEASKVLLEEHLEAAKDRCARLHHTQRENLLLHTRLGEALSEVDSLRHQVDQLTEENVELELELQRKLEPIPGSPVEAPLQGAAPSLQDEMREVEAGQLRTLQRENQELRGLLQVLQGQLGGQRPLLEEQSQDPVLPVLDAAPRTPLASDHSSQGLVCQVRHQGPQLAPLTSDSAFKGSAECLQASDTDLEVTERPLHVAATAPQTSDVAAQESDPTVETRGSLEKDDPGVCLRSPISVVPPQEPEVKLDTQQLLEGETGERGAPQGGSGAEAQDLQQEGPEQKRGSSELNLCVLLEEQETLGKGWDLSKPLTEDGGHEPRLKRAVRELAPQKPMQKLEGAPDVQPWEGLIPGEVLASSIPEQEAFGEEVMRLRTEVVALRAELQAQARRLEARVLEAAQISEELAQARRAEAEAHREAEAQAQEQARLREAVEASGQELEAALREREALAEALAAIGRERRQWEREGPRLRARAEAAEERVQVLESQGRGYLEDVERERREKQALSEELEKAMMRGRELGARLEHLQQDLERAALERQEFLQEQENQQQRYRGLEQRLEAELQAAATSKEEALMELKNRTLKLEEELFRLRQDSGGLETKEHAELPITRTHSGRLIEVERSNATLVAEKVALQGHLQHLERQLGSLQGQAQELLLQSQRAQEHSNRLQAEKSMLAMQGQELHRKLGVLEEEVREARRSQEETRGQQQALLRDHEALAELQRRQETELEGLLARHRDLKANMRALELAHRELQGRHEQLQAQRANVEAQEVALQAERDRLMQDGHRQRGLEEELRRLQSEHERAQMLLAEVSRERGELQGERGELRGRLARLELERAQLEMQSQQLRESNQQLDLSACRLTTQCELLTELRSAQEEENRQLLAEVQALSRENRELLERSLESRDHLHREQREYLDQLNALRREKQKLVEKIMDQYRVLEPGPLPRTKKGSWLADKVKRLMRPRREGVPHGGPRLGADGAGSTESLGGPPETELPEGREADGTGSPSPAAMRRAQSSLCLREETLAGGQRQKLSSRFPVGRSSESFSPGDTPRERFRQRRPGPLGAPSAHGKGPVVEWDGPNKTLQEHEADASREGLEEPEPEKHPLTPSLSQ; translated from the exons ATGGAGGGGGGCAAGGGGCCCAGACTCAGAGACTTCCTGAATGGGAGTTTGGCCACCTGG GCCCTGGGACTAGCCGGGCTGGTGGGGGAGGTGGAGGAGCCAGTCggggaggaggaggcagaggaggaggaggaggaggaggaggaaaaagggtCCCTTTGCCCAGAGAAGAGGTTCCTGCGGCTCAGCGATGGGGCTCTGCTCCTCCGGGTGCTGGGCATCAT TTCCCCCAGTTCCCGAGGGGGACCTCGAATGGTCAGGGGCCACCAAGAACCCGCGGCCTGGAGAGTATGGAATCTGAACCACCTGTGGGTCCGACTGAGGGACTTCTACCAG GAGGAGCTGCAGCTGCTGATCCTGTCGCCACCCCCAGACCTCCAGACATTGGGGTTTGACCCCTTCTCAG AGGAGGCGGTGGAGGAGCTGCAAGGCCTCCTTCGGCTGTTGTTGGGGGCGTCAGTGCAG TGTGACCACCGGGAGCTCTTCATCCGCCACATCCAGGGCCTCAGCCTCGAGGTCCAGAGCGAGCTGGCCGCCGCCATCCAGGAG GTGACCCAGCCTGGGGCCGGTGTAGTCCTTGCACTGTCTGGGCCTGAGCCTGGGGAGCTGGCGCCTTCGGAGTTGGAGATGCTGTCCCGGAGCCTGATGGGGGCGCTGTCGAGACTGGCCCGGGAGCGTGACCTGGGGGCCCAG AGGCTGGCAGAACTGCTGCTGGAGCGGGAGCGGGCCCCCTTGCTGCCTGAAGCTCCTACAAAGGCTCCTGTGGAGGGTTCCTCGCACCATCTGGCGCTGCAACTGGCCAATGCCAAGGCCCAGCTGCGGCGCCTGCGGCAAGAGCT GGAGGAAAAGGCCGAAGTGCTGCTAGACTCCCAGGAGGAGGTGCAGGGCTTGGAGGCCGAAATTCGAAGGCTCCGCCAGGAG GCCCAGGCGCTGTCGGGACAGGCCAAGCGGGCCGAGCTGTACCGCGAGGAGGCAGAGGCGCTGCGGGAGCGGGCGGCCCGCCTGCCCCGCCTGCAGGAGGAGCTGCAGCGCTGCCGGGAACGACTGCGGGCGGCGGAGGCCTGCAGGGGCCAGTTGGAG GAGGCGCGGGTGCTCTCAGGGGCCCTGGAGGCTTCCAAGGTTCTGCTGGAAGAACACCTGGAGGCTGCCAAAGACCGCTGTGCCCGGCTGCACCACACCCAACGGGAGAACCTGCTGCTGCACACCCGGCTGGGCGAGGCCCTGTCG GAGGTGGACTCCTTGCGACATCAGGTGGACCAGCTGACAGAGGAGAATGTGGAACTGGAGCTGGAGCTTCAGAGGAAGCTGGAACCAATCCCCGGGTCCCCTGTGGAAG CACCCCTGCAAGGAGCTGCCCCTTCCCTGCAAGATGAGATGAGGGAGGTTGAGGCTGGTCAGCTGCGGACCCTCCAGAGGGAGAATCAGGAGCTTCGAGGCTTGCTTCAGGTGCTGCAGGGACAGCTCGGTGGCCAG CGCCCCCTGCTGGAGGAGCAGAGCCAGGACCCTGTGCTTCCTGTGCTGGATGCAGCTCCCAGGACTCCCTTGGCCTCAGACCACAGCTCCCAGGGTTTGGTTTGCCAGGTCAGGCATCAAGGTCCCCAGTTGGCTCCCCTGACATCAGACTCAGCTTTCAAAGGGTCAGCTGAGTGTCTCCAGGCATCAGATACAGACCTAGAAGTGACAGAGAGGCCCCTCCATGTGGCTGCCACGGCCCCCCAGACCTCCGACGTGGCTGCCCAAGAATCAGACCCTACTGTGGAGACACGGGGGTCCTTGGAGAAAGATGACCCTGGAGTCTGTCTCCGGAGTCCCATCTCTGTGGTCCCTCCTCAGGAACCAGAGGTCAAACTTGACACGCAGCAGTTGCTGGAAGGAGAGACTGGGGAGAGAGGGGCTCCCCAGGGCGGGTCGGGGGCTGAGGCCCAGGATCTGCAACAGGAGGGCCCTGAACAGAAGCGGGGGTCCTCAGAGCTCAACCTCTGTGTGCTGCTAGAGGAGCAGGAGACCCTGGGCAAGGGGTGGGACCTATCCAAGCCACTGACAGAGGACGGAGGGCATGAACCGAGGCTGAAGAGAGCAGTCAGGGAACTGGCTCCTCAAAAACCAATGCAGAAGTTGGAAGGGGCTCCTGATGTCCAGCCCTGGGAGGGACTGATCCCAGGGGAGGTCCTGGCCAGTAGTATCCCAGAGCAGGAGGCCTTCGGGGAGGAGGTGATGCGGCTGAGGACAGAGGTTGTGGCCCTTAGGGCTGAGCTGCAAGCCCAGGCCCGAAGGCTGGAGGCCCGAGTCTTGGAGGCTGCCCAGATCTCTGAGGAGCTGGCCCAAGCACGGAGGGCAGAGGCTGAGGCCCACCGGGAGGCAGAGGCCCAAGCCCAGGAGCAAGCCCGGCTGCGGGAGGCAGTGGAGGCATCTGGCCAGGAGCTGGAGGCTGCGTTGAGGGAGCGGGAGGCTCTGGCAGAAGCGCTGGCGGCAATAGGCCGAGAGCGGAGGCAGTGGGAGCGTGAGGGACCCAGGCTGCGGGCCAGGGCTGAGGCTGCTGAAGAGCGCGTGCAGGTGCTGGAGAGCCAGGGCCGTGGCTACCTGGAGGACGTCGAGAGGGAGCGTCGGGAGAAGCAAGCCCTCAGTGAG GAGCTGGAGAAGGCCATGATGCGGGGCCGCGAGCTGGGGGCCCGGCTGGAGCACCTGCAGCAGGACCTGGAGCGGGCAGCGCTGGAGCGCCAGGAGTTTCTTCAGGAACAGGAGAACCAGCAGCAGAG GTACCGGGGCCTGGAGCAGCGGCTGGAGGCTGAGCTGCAGGCGGCGGCCACCAGCAAGGAGGAAGCATTGATGGAGCTCAAGAACCGGACCCTGAAGCTGGAAGAGGAGCTGTTCCGG CTGCGCCAGGACTCTGGGGGTCTGGAGACGAAGGAGCATGCTGAGCTTCCCATCACAAGGACACACAGCGGGCGGCTCATCGAGGTGGAGCGCAGC AACGCGACACTGGTGGCAGAGAAGGTGGCTCTGCAGGGGCACCTCCAGCACCTGGAGAGGCAGCTGGGAAGTCTGCAGGGCCAGGCCCAGGAGCTGCTGCTGCAGAGTCAGAGGGCCCAGGAGCACAGCAACCGCCTGCAG GCCGAGAAGTCAATGCTGGCAATGCAGGGCCAGGAGCTGCACAGGAAGCTGGGGGTGCTGGAGGAAGAGGTGCGGGAGGCGCGGCGGTCCCAGGAAGAGACCCGCGGGCAGCAGCAGGCTCTGCTGCGGGACCATGAGGCCCTGGCAGAGCTGCAGCGGCGGCAGGAGACAGAGCTGGAGGGATTGCTGGCACGGCACCGAGACCTCAAGGCCAACATGCGGGCGCTGGAGCTGGCCCACCGGGAGCTGCAGGGCCG GCATGAACAGCTGCAGGCCCAGAGGGCCAATGTGGAGGCTCAGGAGGTGGCCCTGCAGGCAGAGCGTGACCGCCTCATGCAGGATGGACATCGACAGCGGGGCCTGGAGGAAGAGCTGCGGAGGCTGCAGAGTGAGCATGAGAG AGCCCAGATGCTGCTGGCAGAGGTGTCCCGGGAGCGAGGGGAGCTGCAGGGCGAGCGTGGGGAGCTGCGGGGTCGTCTGGCCCGGCTGGAGCTGGAGCGGGCGCAGCTGGAGATGCAGAGCCAGCAGCTGCGGGAGTCCAACCAGCAGCTGGACCTGAGCGCCTGCCGGCTGACCACGCAGTGTGAG CTGCTGACGGAGCTCCGGAGTGCCCAGGAAGAGGAGAACCGGCAGCTGCTGGCCGAGGTGCAGGCCCTGAGCCGGGAGAACAGGGAGCTCCTGGAGCGCAGCCTGGAGAGCCGGGACCACCTGCACCGCGAGCAGCGAGAGTACCT GGACCAGCTTAATGCCCTGCGCCGGGAGAAGCAGAAGCTGGTGGAGAAGATCATGGACCAGTACCGCGTGCTAGAGCCTGGGCCCCTGCCCCGGACCAA GAAGGGCAGCTGGCTGGCAGACAAGGTGAAGAGGCTGATGCGGCCCCGGAGGGAGGGGGTCCCCCATGGGGGGCCACGCCTGGGGGCCGATGGGGCTGGCAGCACCGAGAGCCTGGGGGGCCCCCCGGAGACGGAGCTCCCCGAGGGCAGGGAGGCGGATGGGACAG GGTCCCCTTCACCGGCAGCCATGCGCCGGGCCCAGAGCTCCCTCTGCCTGCGTGAGGAGACCCTGGCAGGGGGACAGCGGCAGAAACTCAGCTCGCGGTTCCCTGTGGGGCGAAGCTCCGAGTCATTCAGCCCAGGGGACACCCCCCGGGAGCGATTCCGCCAGCGCCGTCCAGGCCCCCTGGGAGCACCCAGTGCCCATGGCAAAG GACCTGTCGTGGAATGGGATGGTCCCAATAAGACACTCCAGGAACACGAAGCAGACGCCAGCCGAGAGG GCCTTGAGGAACCGGAGCCGGAGAAACATCCCCTCACCCCTTCCCTCAGCCAGTGA